The [Bacillus] selenitireducens MLS10 genome includes a region encoding these proteins:
- a CDS encoding Na(+)/H(+) antiporter subunit F1, whose translation MLTTVSSIVLIIMAISILITTIRALIGPTVADRIVALDTIGINLIGFIAILMIIQDTIAYAEVVLVIAILAFIGSVAIAKFVEGGVVLDRDRH comes from the coding sequence ATGTTGACAACTGTATCATCCATCGTACTCATCATCATGGCCATCTCCATTCTGATCACGACAATCCGGGCTTTGATTGGCCCTACCGTCGCTGATCGCATTGTGGCCCTCGATACGATTGGAATCAACCTGATCGGCTTCATTGCCATTCTGATGATTATTCAGGATACGATCGCTTATGCAGAAGTCGTTCTTGTCATTGCCATTCTGGCCTTTATCGGATCCGTTGCGATTGCTAAATTTGTGGAAGGGGGTGTCGTCCTTGACCGAGATCGTCATTAG
- the mnhG gene encoding monovalent cation/H(+) antiporter subunit G produces the protein MTEIVISVFLIMGAALSLLGAIGIVRFPDVYGRLHAATKSATLGVISIITGVFLFFLWIDGIVVGKLLLTIIFVFLTAPVAAFMIARSAYNTNVKMWGNNQQDDLAEAMKKQKKQG, from the coding sequence TTGACCGAGATCGTCATTAGTGTGTTTCTCATCATGGGGGCGGCGCTCAGCCTCCTTGGTGCCATTGGAATCGTACGTTTCCCCGATGTATACGGAAGACTGCATGCAGCGACTAAAAGCGCTACGCTTGGCGTTATCAGCATTATCACAGGTGTCTTTCTGTTTTTCCTATGGATTGACGGAATCGTCGTCGGAAAACTCCTGTTAACGATCATTTTCGTTTTCCTGACAGCTCCGGTGGCTGCATTTATGATTGCACGTTCCGCATACAACACTAACGTTAAAATGTGGGGAAATAACCAGCAGGATGACCTTGCTGAAGCAATGAAAAAACAAAAAAAACAAGGATAA
- a CDS encoding (Fe-S)-binding protein: MSMTKKMQKDITADFQTKMDYDEMLNCMRCGFCLPACPTYRETGGNEAASPRGRIALMKAVSDGMMAPDQDFEDQLSLCLGCRACEPACPSGVKYGHLLEDAVDILQKHKKTSLKEKGIRKVVLDNVFPNPGKMKQLNSLMWFYQKSGVQKLARGTKMTGIVGNHLATFERVLPEIPAPSRMKNRPTHVHAEGEVKKKVAFFSGCLMDTMFMDTNDKTLFLLKKAGCEVVIPKEQSCCGALHAHSGEKEAALDLAKQNIIAFEEGEFDYIISNAGGCGAVLHDYGYMLKNDPEWKERAERFSSRVMDISEILLDAGLPEMSLPERIVTYQDSCHLRNVMKTFSAPRELLKQIKGVHFVEMVDADRCCGSAGTYNLVEKEMSMQILDVKMQEVYKTKATTIVTANPGCLLQMRLGIEREGKSSEMDGVHIVDLLADAVKHAELKKETV, translated from the coding sequence ATGAGTATGACAAAGAAGATGCAGAAAGATATAACTGCCGACTTTCAGACAAAGATGGATTATGATGAAATGCTGAACTGCATGCGCTGCGGCTTTTGTCTTCCGGCCTGTCCGACATATCGAGAGACTGGTGGAAACGAAGCAGCATCGCCACGTGGGCGTATTGCCCTTATGAAGGCCGTCTCAGACGGCATGATGGCGCCGGATCAGGATTTTGAGGATCAGCTCAGCCTCTGTCTTGGTTGTCGAGCATGTGAACCGGCCTGTCCATCCGGGGTTAAATACGGTCACCTTCTTGAAGATGCCGTTGATATCCTTCAAAAACACAAGAAAACAAGCCTGAAGGAGAAAGGGATCCGTAAAGTCGTCCTCGACAATGTATTCCCGAATCCCGGCAAGATGAAGCAGTTGAACAGTCTGATGTGGTTCTATCAGAAGAGCGGTGTCCAAAAGCTGGCCCGCGGAACGAAGATGACAGGAATCGTCGGGAATCACCTTGCCACATTCGAGCGTGTGTTACCGGAAATTCCGGCTCCGTCACGCATGAAGAATCGTCCGACGCATGTCCATGCAGAAGGCGAAGTGAAAAAGAAAGTCGCATTCTTCTCCGGCTGTCTGATGGATACGATGTTCATGGATACCAACGACAAAACCCTTTTCCTTCTTAAGAAGGCGGGCTGTGAAGTGGTGATCCCGAAAGAACAGAGTTGTTGCGGGGCTTTGCACGCACACAGCGGCGAAAAAGAAGCAGCACTCGATCTGGCAAAACAGAATATCATTGCCTTTGAAGAGGGAGAGTTTGATTATATCATCAGTAATGCAGGCGGCTGTGGTGCTGTCCTTCATGATTATGGATATATGCTCAAAAATGATCCGGAATGGAAAGAGCGCGCTGAGCGATTCAGCAGCCGGGTCATGGATATTTCAGAAATTCTGCTTGATGCAGGTCTTCCTGAAATGTCTCTCCCTGAACGTATTGTCACGTATCAGGATTCCTGTCACCTCCGCAATGTTATGAAAACCTTCTCCGCACCTAGAGAACTGTTAAAACAGATCAAAGGGGTACATTTTGTGGAAATGGTGGATGCTGACCGGTGCTGTGGTTCTGCCGGTACGTATAATCTTGTTGAAAAAGAGATGTCCATGCAGATTCTCGATGTGAAAATGCAGGAAGTATACAAAACCAAGGCTACAACAATTGTCACGGCTAACCCTGGCTGTCTCCTGCAGATGAGACTCGGTATTGAACGTGAAGGGAAATCGTCTGAAATGGACGGTGTTCATATCGTTGACTTATTGGCCGACGCGGTCAAACATGCAGAATTGAAAAAAGAAACGGTGTAA